One genomic region from Balneola sp. encodes:
- a CDS encoding alkaline phosphatase — MKRLFLLVFILSISTACQDSSDNNPTENISVAESEATPELLPLVEGKTIKNIIFLIGDGTGIAQLTSGQYATVGSDGLLHVQTMPVTGIVKTHSSDNLITDSASGATAYSCGLKTYNGAIGVNPDKTPCKTILELAEEKGLSTGLVSTSSITHATPASFAAHVESRSMEDEIAAQFLNSGVEVLLGGGVEYFSSEDRSDSRDLISEFSDKGYQVLLNADDLNNSTSDKLLGLFASDGLERAEGEPSTAAMTSKALEILNKNEKGFFLMVEGSQIDWGGHGNSADYVINEVQDFDAAVKAALDFAQEDGETLVVVTADHETGGMTLQRQTADGDSLEIYWTTGYHTGTPVPLMAYGPNATEFMGWRDNTYVGKKLAELLQVGNLPILLEN; from the coding sequence ATGAAAAGATTATTCCTGTTAGTTTTTATACTATCAATTTCTACAGCTTGTCAAGATTCATCAGATAATAATCCTACAGAGAATATTTCTGTAGCAGAGTCTGAAGCTACTCCGGAGTTACTGCCTCTTGTTGAAGGTAAAACTATAAAGAATATTATCTTTTTGATCGGAGACGGTACAGGAATCGCACAGTTAACATCTGGTCAGTATGCAACGGTTGGCTCGGACGGTCTTCTTCATGTGCAAACCATGCCGGTAACAGGGATTGTTAAAACACACTCTTCAGATAATTTAATCACAGACTCAGCTTCTGGGGCTACAGCATATTCCTGCGGCCTGAAGACTTACAATGGTGCCATAGGGGTTAATCCTGATAAAACGCCTTGTAAGACCATCCTTGAGCTTGCTGAGGAAAAAGGTTTAAGCACCGGTCTTGTCTCAACTTCATCTATAACCCACGCAACGCCCGCCAGCTTTGCTGCTCATGTTGAAAGCAGAAGTATGGAAGATGAGATAGCTGCTCAGTTTTTAAATTCAGGTGTTGAAGTATTGTTAGGAGGAGGAGTAGAGTATTTTTCTTCTGAAGATCGATCGGATTCAAGAGATTTGATTTCTGAGTTCAGTGATAAAGGATATCAGGTTCTGCTAAATGCTGATGATCTCAATAATTCAACTTCAGATAAATTGCTTGGTTTGTTTGCTTCTGATGGTTTAGAGAGGGCAGAAGGTGAACCTTCAACAGCTGCTATGACTTCTAAAGCACTTGAGATATTAAACAAAAATGAGAAGGGCTTTTTCCTCATGGTTGAAGGAAGTCAGATTGACTGGGGTGGGCATGGCAACAGTGCTGATTATGTAATTAATGAAGTTCAGGATTTTGATGCGGCGGTTAAAGCAGCGTTAGATTTTGCACAGGAAGATGGCGAGACCCTTGTTGTAGTTACTGCTGATCACGAAACAGGAGGGATGACTCTACAGCGTCAAACTGCGGACGGAGATTCCTTGGAAATTTATTGGACCACAGGCTATCATACCGGTACACCTGTTCCTTTAATGGCATATGGCCCAAATGCTACCGAATTTATGGGCTGGAGAGATAATACTTATGTTGGAAAGAAGTTAGCGGAACTGTTACAGGTTGGTAATCTGCCTATTTTACTCGAAAACTAA